agtcaagtgaattattatggagataataattcactaagccagaataaGTTTTGATAGgtttgactcatggccagctcgatattgggcctagagggtaacacacatatggtaggtgttgcgataagtagaggttcagatatgagatatccgttggagcccctatcttattagatatctaataagcccttgaattattggatcatatgaatgagatccaataagagctaatgagagattattggatagagatccactaatctaagtggcttgggtagttggatggagattcaatactcaatagggcaggatctatgagggttatgttgataggggacctctataaataggagggaaccaatggttcaaagACTAGAGCAATTTTAGGTTgtaatctcctattctcctccccttctcctccttagatagcaggcttggtgatttgaggagcatcgtcgcaacattATTATGTGGATTacagctagagaggaggacacttgacctccttcaccctctcttagagatctgtagggattcaggaatatacgatctccctaggtaacacaatctatctcacatgtggcttttaagttttatggattttgcgcatcaatattCGCATAACGACAAATACAACTTTTAGAAATTttggaattttatttttttgttcttccgatgCATATGTGATGTCGTTGCTTAGGTTTCCTAACACCAaggggctgcgacgacactcatCTAATCTCCAGACCTACTATTCGAGGAGAAGTAAAGAGGAGAATAAGATgtggcaaccaagagaagctctagcctatgaacatttagttctctcatatttatagaggccccttatcaacttaaccttaatagatcatgccatattgggtattggatcttcatccaactacccaagcctcttagattagtggatctctatccaataatctctcattggctcttattgaatctcatccattggatccaataattcataggcttattgaatatccaataagataggagctctgggggatatcttatatttgaacctctactcgtcgcaatacctaccatatgcgtgtaaccctctaggcccactatcgagttggctatgagtcaaacctattagaactccttcaggcttagtgaattattatctttataataattcactagactCATCGACTGTAGACGTACTAGACTACTATAACacaatccctagacgatataggggaatctaattcattggagctgtctgtcctcaattaccatgtatctatagtcccttctctatctaatatcctagagaccgtataccagacATGGTATTGTCAaactcatacagtttctactcgagtctcgctctaattagaatctctcagagaactctttctctctcaatccaaatgactttggctaaggatttgtctgactAAGAACACGTAGGATATTCCTTTCATAACATTGAGagtagataatcctctatcgacactcaacggtcctcgtaaggttggctatcactcctgATGATAGATTGTGTTAGATCTGGAACTTTCAAACTTAtaggtccagtatcaaagagtgtagcacttatacatgacatatttagtatctcaagtctgagGACCAAGGATAATGATTGCAAAATTAAACAATTAGAATTATATTAGGCAaatctgatatttttctttttttatatattcacTGCTAAACggatttagaagaaaaaaaaaaagcaagaaaaagatGATTCGGCGAGAATAAGAGCAGCGGAGCAACGGAACACTCCTCCCGTGCTTCACCGACACTCACCGTCTCCTCCTCATGGCGGCCGGTCATGAGCTCTACCCCCTCATTTTGGTCCCCGGCCTGAGCGGAAACCAGCTCGAGGCCCGGCTGACGGAGGATTACCTCCCGCCCCTGCCCGCCCTCCAAGCTCCGCAAGCCGCTGGCTGGTTCAGGATCTGGATGGACCGCTCCCTCCTCCTGGATTCCGCCGCCCAGCGATGCTTCGCCCACCAGCTGAGCCTCTTCTACGACCCCGACGCCGACGACTTCCGCAACGTGCCCGGCGTCGAAACCCGCGTCCCCTTCTTCGGCTCCACCGAGGGGTTACGATTCCTCGATCCCAACCGCAAGTAAGCAAAAGCCCCCCCTTCCTTCATCCTTCTTTCTTTCAAGGTTTGGGCCACTGATTGATCTACAGGATCAAGCAGTCCtctgttttatttcttttcttcttcatcttctttttgCACTGTTTCTATTTTACATTTGGGATCTGAAAACATGGTGCTATATTTTTCCTTTGATTTCAAGTAAGAAAATGACCATAATAATCAATAAAATTGACAATTTCTATTAGATTTTTTGCATATgttactctttcgaactttttggcCTCCAGCCAAATTATCCTAGCCTGGCACAAGGTTGACCAAATAAACTGCCCTTTCTGACCAAGAAATGAAGCACTGGTTGCAAATCATCCAAATATATTCTGTAATTGCAGATGCATTCTGAATGAGTGGTCTGATCTACTTTAGGATAATAATTTTGCATGATAAGCTAAGTCTTTTAACCATGACAAGTTTCCAGGGATTCTTCTATTTGCATGGATACCCTGGTGAAGTCCTTGGAAGAAATTGGGTACCAAGACAACCTCAACCTTTTCGGAGCACCTTACGATTTCCGATACAGCCTTGCCGGAGGAGGTCATCCATCAAAGGTGGCTACTCAATACCTTCAAGATCTTAGAGAGCTAGTTGAGCAGGCCAGCAAGATGAACGGAGACAAACCTGTGATCATTTTAACACACAGCTATGGTGGATTGCTCACCCTTCATCTCCTTAATCGCAATCCTTCATGGTGGCGCCGAAAGTTCATCAAGCACTTCATAGCACTGTCTGCACCGTGGGGAGGCATTGTCGTGGAAATGTTCATGTTCACCAGTGGAGACACAATAGGGATGCCTTTGGTGGACCCCTTAACAATAAGAGAACAATTCAGGAGAACAGAAAGCAACCTTTGGCTTCTGCCTTTCCCTAAAACATTTGGAAACAGACCGCTCGTCGTTACGAGAGACAGGAACTACTCGGCAACCAACATGGCAGAATTCCTGCAAGCAATTGGGTTCCAAGAGGGCGTAAAACCTTATGTATCTCGTATATTGCCGTTGCTAGAGGAGATGGCGGCGCCGGGAGTTCCAGTGACTTGCATTATAGGGGTTGGGGTGGACACTCCTGAAACATTTCTCTACAATGGTGAAGGAAAGTTTGACGAGCCTCCTGAGGTGGTTTCTGGTGATGGGGATGGGTTGGTGAATCTGGCTAGCTTATTGGCACTTGAATCAGAGTGGTCTGATGCTCCAGAACAAGAGCTCAAAGTCATCAAAATCCCAAATGCTACTCATGCTGGCATTCTCACCCAAGAATTTGCCGTAACAGAAATAATAAGACGAGTGTTGGATGTCAACTCTGTGCCTGCATGAATTGTTTCCTTGTTGAGGGATAACAAATATTTGTGCTTCTACAATTTATTGCCATTGGTTGGTAACATATATCGTTACATTCTGTCAGTTTTTAATGAAAGCTTCCAAGTTTGGAAACTCTTAGAAAAATTATTCTAAGTTTTAAACTTAAATAATACATTCAACTATCTTTATTTCTGTCAATTATATGAACTCTTATGTTTTAATTGGAGCAACTTTTAATTATGCAGGTGATTCACGGTAATGTTCATCATCTAATCATGTCTTGGCATGTCACatagtgaatttttttttataggatTACATAATCTTTCCACCTGtaaataaatatcattttattaatatacataaattatacatatttattataatttatttattcataaaatataaatcaaaagtaGATATGAGACTTTTTGAGAAATATAGATTCCAATATAAAGTCCATTGGATTTATCTAACAGTAAAGGAAGATATGTTCCTTCATTGGAATATAGTCTAATGCTACTAATAGGTtgttttgaaataaaaaataaaatataaaaatttcaataacTTTAGGTAGGAAGTCTAAGTCAACTTATAAAATAAACACATATATGAAAGTCAATTATCCCATAAGCATATATTAAGTACATAAATGAGCACTCCTCTAATAGTAGTTGGAGACGCTTTATCCTACGAGATGAATTTATATTTTCCTAATAACGAATGGAAATAAACTCATATCATACTCTCAATAATAAATAGAGTGATGTTCCTCACTTGTTAAATTAGGGATAGATTCCTCTTAATAATTAATAAAGGAATCATTTAGTCGTCACGTCTAACAACCCGCTAATCCCTAAAGGGAATCCCCCTACCTACCCTCGATCGAGAAACAAAATCATctcatattattcatttctatATTGAGATGAAATAATACATTGAAACATCTTAATTTATCGatcaaatattattaatatcaaataatatcaattaacaCTGAATTTACTTAAACCCTAGCACAATCAATCAAATTGAACTTGATTTAATTAGAACATAACTAAACTGGTCTTTAATCCTGATTTAATTGGTTTAGAACTATACTAGTATAATTTAAACTATATTGGATTCAATTCAGGTTAAacaaacttgaataagtcaagctAATTTGGAATCATCTTGAATTGATCTAAACTAATCAAATCcgattagttcaatcaatatatgAGTTCAAATCAATTAAAGCAAAGGCAATGGTACACTGTACATGACTGTGCATACACCAAACCAACTCGTAGCCCATGGATTAATCACGTGCAATACACATAATTATCTATATTAGGCTAGGTTGAGCTATAGCCTATATGGCCTAACCTATGGGTTGGGTCAAGCCTATTGGTTATAGGTCTAACCTAATGGTTGGAGCTAATATATGGGTTGCGACTTATTACGTGGGCTGGGCCTAGCATAGTTAATATCAATATAAATTCTAATCAATTCCCTCAATTCTTAGTTTTGACATCATAGaaatataatcaaaatatttattcattAGTATTGAgccattaaaatataataaataataatagatttaaataataaaattatataaaggagaaaatagtatttttaatcaaGTATTATATAAAACTAGTAGAAATTAAAGATCAtgcattcaaaataaaaattttagaaacttgGATATGAataattattgttgaatctcaaattttgatgataaaatcaattggtaaaattgtttgatctaatctatgtgttgagataagtgtgtaggattaactgcgtaagacataaagcaaatgttgtgctaaagtcaagatcgagattttgttgggagtttgagagttcgtcggaagttccaccggaattaaccgagaagtccaaaaggttgccaaagaagctcgtcgagaaGAAGATcactgtgaagtccaggagcttaccagaagtctgtcggaacattgccgagagatcgtcggaagttcgccggaagatcttcggaagaacaattgacgaacCGGaataagaatgctttgttaaatatcttaattattgtagttagtccttaagttgagttaggattgggaggtaatcccactaactcagttaagggtcaattgggcccttaacaaggctgaattgggctggttgaaatagctcattcagcacctgaagtcacgaccggtggtggcaccgcctggtgacccagtcttctaggtggtctgggcggtgataCTTCCGACTgttaatgctgccaatggtggtaccgctcttatcaggcgatggtaccactagagcatggtcttcgagctctgtcaagcggtcataCCGCCTATattggacggtggtaccgcccagtggcaggcggtggtaccgttagcatCCCGAAattcggggatgtgacacttttttgctccaattttgaagtcattggggcctataaataccccacccttttctggatgaaagggcatgaaagtgtttatataatcttaaattcttggggtgttaaagtgttgtaaaagtgcaagagtcctcctcctctatttctaagagttgagatcattcaagagaggtgtgaggcttgtaaggattatctcctaaacctgtgaaaaggagaaagcactgtaaagaggtgattggtcttaCCTATTGAAAG
The window above is part of the Musa acuminata AAA Group cultivar baxijiao chromosome BXJ2-6, Cavendish_Baxijiao_AAA, whole genome shotgun sequence genome. Proteins encoded here:
- the LOC135615364 gene encoding lecithin-cholesterol acyltransferase-like 1, yielding MAAGHELYPLILVPGLSGNQLEARLTEDYLPPLPALQAPQAAGWFRIWMDRSLLLDSAAQRCFAHQLSLFYDPDADDFRNVPGVETRVPFFGSTEGLRFLDPNRKDSSICMDTLVKSLEEIGYQDNLNLFGAPYDFRYSLAGGGHPSKVATQYLQDLRELVEQASKMNGDKPVIILTHSYGGLLTLHLLNRNPSWWRRKFIKHFIALSAPWGGIVVEMFMFTSGDTIGMPLVDPLTIREQFRRTESNLWLLPFPKTFGNRPLVVTRDRNYSATNMAEFLQAIGFQEGVKPYVSRILPLLEEMAAPGVPVTCIIGVGVDTPETFLYNGEGKFDEPPEVVSGDGDGLVNLASLLALESEWSDAPEQELKVIKIPNATHAGILTQEFAVTEIIRRVLDVNSVPA